A stretch of Actinomycetota bacterium DNA encodes these proteins:
- a CDS encoding DUF58 domain-containing protein, producing the protein MLARTDLRHRTRGLREALDRVRDASQVAAVRRRAVHAWDRLGLTTVGQVALVASVIPWIAARIAAGTTLYVLAYGTVAVVLTATFLAPRKLRITADRTGLFPRVQKGDRLEVRITITAERGLSSFQLEEHIPERLGTALRVPVSRVSAGQTFEYSYSLNCARRGVYTIGPLVAITQDPIGVSQRRTVLAEPFELLVHPRVSRVSDRPLTRLYEDPPLRPPVSKPWPSGMEFYGMREYRPGDDLRRIVWRASARTQTLMVSEAEQGITDHITLILDTDRGSHSREGDVSESFEYAVEACASLGVRHLVEGYEVRCEANAGPLTRAMRGGERSTQYLDVMSRVTTDREPLATVLRRLVNDPRRDAHTVLITPKLHPTDAALLKLLIDKGVSVTVIGVVWNEEDAHSLSQAAALGAQVTPVGLGDDVAAALTHEVRVGRRM; encoded by the coding sequence ATGCTGGCGCGCACCGACCTCCGCCACCGCACCCGCGGGTTACGCGAGGCGCTCGACCGTGTCCGCGACGCGTCACAGGTCGCGGCCGTGCGGCGGCGCGCCGTGCACGCGTGGGACCGGCTCGGCCTCACCACGGTCGGACAGGTGGCGCTCGTCGCGTCCGTCATCCCGTGGATCGCCGCGCGGATCGCCGCCGGGACCACGCTGTACGTCCTCGCGTACGGCACGGTCGCCGTCGTGCTCACCGCCACCTTCCTGGCGCCCCGGAAGCTGCGCATCACGGCGGACAGGACCGGGTTGTTCCCGAGGGTCCAGAAGGGCGACCGGCTCGAGGTGCGGATCACCATCACCGCGGAGCGGGGGCTGTCCTCCTTCCAGCTGGAGGAGCACATCCCCGAGAGGCTGGGTACGGCGCTGCGCGTCCCCGTCTCCCGCGTTTCGGCCGGGCAGACGTTCGAGTACAGCTACTCGCTCAACTGCGCCCGCCGGGGCGTCTACACGATCGGACCCCTCGTCGCGATCACGCAGGACCCGATAGGCGTCTCCCAACGCAGGACCGTGCTCGCCGAGCCGTTCGAGCTACTCGTCCACCCGAGGGTCTCCCGCGTCTCGGACCGCCCGCTGACCCGTCTGTACGAGGACCCGCCCCTGCGTCCGCCGGTATCGAAGCCGTGGCCGTCCGGGATGGAGTTCTACGGGATGCGCGAGTACCGTCCGGGCGACGACCTGCGGCGCATCGTGTGGCGGGCGTCCGCCCGCACCCAGACGCTCATGGTGTCGGAGGCCGAGCAGGGGATCACCGACCACATCACGCTGATCCTCGACACGGACCGCGGCTCCCACAGCCGCGAGGGAGACGTCTCCGAGTCGTTCGAGTACGCCGTCGAAGCGTGCGCGTCGCTCGGGGTCCGTCACCTGGTCGAGGGGTACGAGGTGAGGTGCGAGGCCAACGCGGGCCCCCTCACCCGGGCCATGCGAGGAGGCGAGCGCTCGACGCAGTACCTCGACGTGATGTCGCGGGTCACGACGGACCGGGAGCCGCTGGCCACCGTCCTGCGGCGCCTCGTGAACGACCCACGGCGCGACGCTCACACCGTGCTCATAACCCCGAAGCTGCACCCGACCGACGCTGCCCTCCTCAAGCTCCTTATCGACAAGGGGGTCTCGGTCACCGTGATCGGCGTCGTCTGGAACGAGGAGGACGCTCACTCGCTCTCCCAGGCGGCCGCGCTGGGAGCCCAGGTGACGCCGGTGGGTCTGGGTGACGACGTGGCGGCTGCGCTGACGCACGAGGTCCGGGTCGGGAGGCGGATGTGA
- a CDS encoding MoxR family ATPase, giving the protein MSTIRTRSAPRKRKAESTNGSRGRKALGPKEFKILFDELADNVESVVRGKGDVVRLALVAILAEGHVLFEDVPGTGKTVLARSIAQSMNASLGRIQCTPDMLPGDITGSSIYNQREMKFEFQPGPVFANVLLADEINRATPKTQSALLEAMAERRVSADGVTYNLPRPFLVLATQNPVEQAGTFPLPEAQLDRFLFRLSMGYMQPEAELDVVLANSKQLAIESLGAVADVQTVQQMIDYAADIEISPEVGRYIVDLVGATRAEPALALGASPRASIALVRASRVLAASDGREDVYPDDVLAVLAPVLNHRVVVHPDFLIRGETVEAVVERVRTAVKPPSRSKATAG; this is encoded by the coding sequence CGCTGGGGCCCAAGGAGTTCAAGATCCTGTTCGACGAGCTGGCCGATAACGTCGAGTCGGTGGTCAGAGGGAAGGGCGACGTCGTCCGGCTCGCCCTCGTCGCCATCCTCGCCGAGGGGCACGTGCTGTTCGAGGACGTCCCAGGGACGGGGAAGACGGTCCTGGCGCGTTCGATCGCGCAGTCCATGAACGCTTCCCTGGGCCGCATCCAGTGCACGCCGGACATGCTCCCGGGTGACATCACCGGGTCGTCCATCTACAACCAGCGGGAGATGAAGTTCGAGTTCCAGCCGGGACCGGTCTTCGCGAACGTCCTGCTGGCCGACGAGATCAACCGGGCCACCCCGAAGACGCAGTCCGCGCTCCTGGAGGCGATGGCGGAGCGACGCGTATCCGCCGACGGCGTGACCTACAACCTGCCCCGCCCCTTCCTGGTGCTCGCCACGCAGAACCCGGTGGAGCAGGCGGGGACGTTCCCGCTGCCCGAGGCGCAGCTCGACCGGTTCCTCTTCCGGCTCTCGATGGGGTACATGCAGCCCGAGGCCGAGCTCGACGTCGTGCTGGCCAACTCGAAGCAGCTCGCGATCGAGTCGCTGGGCGCGGTCGCCGACGTGCAGACGGTGCAGCAGATGATCGACTACGCGGCCGATATCGAGATCTCGCCCGAGGTGGGCCGCTACATCGTCGACCTCGTGGGGGCGACCAGGGCCGAGCCGGCCCTGGCCCTGGGGGCCTCGCCGCGGGCCTCCATCGCCCTGGTTCGGGCCTCCCGCGTGCTCGCGGCCTCCGACGGCCGGGAGGACGTGTACCCCGACGACGTCCTGGCCGTGCTCGCGCCCGTCCTGAACCACCGCGTGGTGGTCCACCCGGACTTCCTCATCCGAGGGGAGACGGTCGAGGCCGTGGTCGAGCGCGTCCGGACCGCCGTGAAGCCGCCCTCGAGGAGCAAGGCCACGGCCGGTTAG